CCACCTGGTCGGCGTGGGCGCAGGCCTTGCGGATGCGATTGTCGTCTGGCGTACCCAGCTCGATCCACAGTTCGATCTCGCCGCTCAGGCTCTTCTGCCAGAGGTCGGGCTCGTCGTCAGTGCTTAGCCCCTTGGTAAACTGCAAGGCTTCGTCCGCATAGAGGATAAAGGCGAGCAATCGCAGCATCATCCGCTCGTCCGTTTCCGACGGGTGACGTGCCAGGGTCAGCGTATGGTCGGCGTAGTAATTGCGATCCATGTCCGCAACGTTGAGGTGGGCTTTGAATACAGTGGATTTCAGGGCCATTGCGATGCTCGTTCGGGGCGTGGTTGTGGGCAGTCCAGGAGGCGCAAGCTATTCTCGGGCAAGGCGGTGAGGACGTAAAGCGGAAAACCAAAAGGTACGAATCGACGGACGGAAAGCTAGCAGGGGTGCCTAACGCGAGCGTGTGCTTACTGGCTGGAGAGAGCACACTAAACTTAGCCTAAAGTTCTCCATGCCCAGACATTGCAAGGGGTTTTCCCGACAGCGATAATCAAATGCATTGTAATCGCTAGCGCACCTCGCCTCGATGAGCGGGCTGGGCGAACTCCGACTCGGCACCGTAGGTATCATTGGCTGGCGCGTGTGCTGGTATTGGCCGCATTGAACGCACAGGGAAAGGTATCGAATGGCAGCGAGTCAGGGCACGAGCAAGCAGAAAGAAGTCCAGCGTATTATGGATGTGCTGGCCCGAGCAATTGCCCAGCATCGGCTACCGCCGGGGACGCGGCTGATCGAGGCGCAGATTGTCGACACACTCAAAGCCAACCGCAACCATGTCCAGTCGGCCCTGCAACGGCTGGCTCTCCAGAAAATCGTCACCATTGAGCCCAATCGGGGCGCACACGTGTCCCAGCCCTCAGCACGGGAAGCGCGGGATATCTTTGCGGCTCGCCGCGCCATCGAACGTGGCGTGGTCGAGGCCATTACGCCCGTCAAGATCGAGCAGCACCGCAAACGTATCGATGCCCATATGGCCGCCGAGCGCGAGGCGACCCGGGCCAGTGATCGCCGCGCCATCGTGCGGGAGCTCAGCGAGTTCCACCGCATGCTGGGCGAAGTGTCTGGCAACGAAGTGCTGGTGGATATCCTCGAGAACCTGATGGTGCGCAGTTCCCTGATTGTCGCCCTATACCAGCGCAACGATGTGCCGTCCTGCCAGCATGACGAACACGGCGAAATCCTCGATGCGTTGAGCAAGGGCGATAACGATCTTGCGGTCGCACGGATGCGTTATCACCTTGATCATCTGGAAAGCGAGTTGGCGCTTGATGATGAGGCGGCGCCCGAAGTCAATTTGAAGGAAGCGCTGGCTTCGATCGGCTAGCTTGCCCTGATTCCTGCACCAGAACTCTTTCAAGGGCTAAGCAGCTTCGGCGGCTGCCTTTCGAACGTTTGTCTCCCGCCCTTGAACCCCATCAGTGGTTGCTGGATTCCGGCGATCACCTCCGCCGGCGTTTGCGCATCCAATACGATAAAGTCGGCCCGACAACCCGGCGCCAGCCCGTAATCCATTCGCCCCAAGAGTCGCGCCGACTCACTGGAAATCCAGCCCAGGCATTTCAGCATATCCTCTGTCGTTCCCAGATGGGCAATGTTGGCGTAGAGGTTGGCCTGGCGAATAAGCGATACGTCGCCGAACGGTGTAAACGGGTTACCCACGTTGTTGGTGGACAGTGAACAGGTCACCCCGCAGCGGTGTAGGCGCGCCAGTGGGGCCACACCCCGGGGAATGTCACGAGTGGCGTCGCGGCCGGTCAGGAACAAATCGGTGGCCGGCAGGGCCGTGACCTGGACACCGGCTTCCGCCAGGTCGAGGGCCAGCGCGTTGAAGTGGTCCGGGCACAGTGCCGACAGTTTGGTCGCGTGGCCAATCGTCACTCGTCCGCCCCAGTTGTTTTCACGGGTGCAGCGGATCACTTCCGGGACAGTGAGGCCCTCCGGATTCAAATCGAAATCCAGATGTAGATCCAGGTCGCAGTCATAATGCCGAGCCAGTTCAAACAGCCGGCGAATCTGGCCTTCGGGGTCGCTGTCCATGTACGGGCAGCCGCCCAGTACGGTGGCGCCATTCTCAAGAGCCTGACAAAGTAGCTCTTCGGTCCCCGGATTGTTCAGCAGCCCTTCCTGGGGAAAGACACAGATCTCCAAGTCCACCGCCCAGGCATAGTCCTTCCTCAATCGCTTGATGGCCTCGAAGCCCGTCAACCCGATACCGGGATCGATTTCGACATGGGTGCGCATCAGCGTCGTCCCGTGAGCGATAGCCTGCTCCAGCACCCGGACCCCGCGGGCATAGACATCGTCTTCAGTGAACGCGGCCTTGGCCTGGCTGGTCTGGCTGATCGCCTCCGCCAGGGTCCCTTCCGACAGCCGGCAGCGATCCATGATGCAGGCTTTGTCCAGATGGATATGGGTTTCGATCAACCCGGGCAGGATCAGTCGGCCAGCCAGATCTATCTGCTGCGGCGCCGCGGATCGAGGCGACAGGCGTTCCACGAAGAAGCCATCCTCGATGAGGCAGTCGATGATGGTCTCCGTAGCGTCGGGCAGTCGCAGTTTTTTCAGGATCAACTGATTCATGCGACGTGCTCCCCCAGGTAGACGGCTTCAAATTCGGAATCATTGCACCGTTCCGCTGGTGCTCGAGGTGCTAGCGTTTATATACAGGTTGCTAGCAAAACGGGGGCCATGCTCTAATTTGCTCAAACAGAGGCTTCCTCACAGCGTTGAGCGGCCACGCTGCGCCGTTTTGGTGTGCCTTGCACCGAATGAGCGCAAAAATTGAACAGGACGTGATGACTACTGCGAGGAACGAACATGGAAACCACACCAAACGCCGTCACTGTAGTTAGGGAATTTCTGGCGGCCTCCATGGCGCCGGACCCGGAACAGGCCGCGACCTTTATGGCACCGGATGTGAAGATTACGTTCACGGGTGGCCGCGAAATGCCCGATGCGCAGGCAATTACCGCCTTTAACGCAGCCCGCTACGCCTGGGTGAAAAAGCAGTTGGGCACGTTCGACTGGATGGAGCGAGATGATCATGCCGTCGTCTACTCTACCGGCACGCTTTACGGCGAATGGCCGGATGGCCGTTCATTTTCAGGTAACCGCTACCTCGACCGTTTCGAGGTCCGTGACGGCAAGATCACCCGCATGGATGTATGGAACGACAGCGCTGAGTGGATTCTGGAGCCGGGGATCAATCGTGTCTGATATGGGTAAACCGGAAACTGTCATGTAAATTGACGGGCAGGCGGCTTAACAAGAAGCACAACCAATAAGGAGCTTACATGCCTACCCAGACTGTTTGGATTACCGGCGCGTCCTCTGGTATCGGCGAGGCGCTGGCGGCGCGGTTTGCCCGGGACGGCACAAACCTGGTCCTATCCGCCCGCCGGGAGAACGAACTCAAGCGGGTGGCCGACCGCTGTACCGATGCGGGCCTCGATAGGGATCAAATCCTGATCCTGCCATTGGATGTAACGGACTGGGATGCGCTACCCGGCGCCGTTCAAACGGTGCTGGACACCTTTGGCACGATTGACCTGCTGGTCAATAACGCGGGTGTGTCCCAGCGCTCCCTGTGCAAGGACACGGACATGGCGGTCTACCGCAAGCTGATGGACGTTGATGTCATGGGCCAGATTGCCCTGACCAAGGCGGTTCTGCCACATATGCTGGAGAGGCGTGACGGTCATATTGCCGTGACCGCCAGCGTGGCCGGCAAGGTGGGCGTGCCCCAGCGGACGGGCTACTGCGCCGCCAAACATGCGGTAATGGGCTTCTTTGATGCGCTGCGGGCGGAGGTGGAAGACGACGGTATCCACGTGTCGACCATTGTTCCCGGGTTCATTAGGACCGATATTTCCCGCAATGCCCTGGCGGCCGACGGTAAAGCCTTCGGCAAGGTGGACGACGACATCGCCGGTGGTATGGACGTGGACGAATGTGCCGAGGTGGTCTTCAATGCCCTTAAGGCCCGGAAGCGGGAGATTCCGGTGGGTAAGGGCAAGGAGATGGCCGCACTCTGGGTCAAGCGAATCGCGCCAGAGGTCCTGTTCAAGTTGACTAAGGCGCGGAATTAGTCGGCGGAGAGAGTAGGAGAGCCGAGCGTATGAGCGATCAGCCCAGCGTCTATCTGGCGGGCCCGGAAGTGTTCTTTCCGGAAGACCTTCGCATCCACATTGATGGCAGCAAGAAGGCGGTACTGGCAGAGTTCGGCTTCGAGGGACTGTCGCCGTCCGACAACGCGCTGGACCTGGAACGCGCCGCCAATCCCGCCCAGGTCATCTACGATGCCAACCAGACGTTGATGGATCGCGCAACGGCGTTGATTGCCAACCTCACCCCATTCCGCGGACCCAGCGCGGACGCAGGCACCATCTACGAGCTGGGTTACATGCTGGCCCGAGGCAAGCCCTCCGTGGGCTTTTCGGTCTGCAATGTGCCCTACAACAAGCGGGTGGAGAGCGAAGCGGAAGTGGATGCAAACGGCGCCGCCATCGAACCTTTTGGCCTGTGCGACAACCTGATGCTCGATTGCGGCCTGGCTCGACATGGTGGCACGCTGGTACAGGGCGAGCGTGCCTACCCGGCCACCGGTTTTGCGCCGGAAGACTTCTTCGACGAGGAACTCTTCCGGCGTGCGGTCCGCCACCTACGTTCGCAGATGGGATAACTGCGCAGACGCCTACTGGCCTTCAGCCGCCTTCAGCTTTTCCCGCATGCGCAGGGCGACCAGCATGGTCTTTAGGTGCGGTACGGCTACGCCGTGCTGATCGGCAATGGCCACGACATTCCCCAGTACCGCATCCAGTTCGATGGGCCGGCCGTTGATATGGTCCAGCGCCATGCTGTTCTTGTAGGGCGGCATCTTGCGGGTGCCTGCGATATTTTTGTCGATCAGATCCGCTGACATGGGGTAGCCATCGGCTTCGGCTACGGCCAGCACTTCCTCGGTCATGGTGCGGATCAGATCCTCGCCACCTTCGGTGTCCAGGATGGTCGCCGTGTCGGCGCCGCCCGCGAGGACCGACAGCGGATTGAACGGGGTGTTCCAGAGGCATTTGCGCCAGCGTTCACCGACCACCTGTTCGGTCAGGTCGATCTTGATGCCGCCTTCTATAAACAGGTCTGCCAGGTCGCGGGCGTTGTCGTCGATGCCCTCCGGGTAACGGCCCATCACCAGGCGTCCGTAAGCCTTGTGATGCACCTGCCCCGGACCCACCCGACTGACGGCAATAAAGGCCAGGCAACTGACGATGGGGTTGGCAGGAAATGCATCGGCGATCGCGCGCTCGATATCCAGCCCGTTCTCGATCAGTACAATGCGCGTGTTGTCGCCCATCCAGGGCCGGATCAGTTCCGCTCGATCCACACCCGGTAGCACCTTGACGCAGAGGATCAGGTAATCCGGCGTCGACTCGGGCGTGTCGCCATCGCGGTAGACGTGGTCCGGGCGGTAGGACAGGTCGCCCAGGTCACTCTCGATCAGGATGCCGTTCTCGACCACCGCTTCGTACTCCGAACGCAGCACCACACTGACCGCGCAGCCGGCACGCTTGAGGATGGCGCCGTAAAAGCTGCCGATGGCACCGGCGCCGACGATCAGAATACTGGGTTTATCTGCTGACATAAGAAAGGGGCTCCTTGAGGGGTGCGATGCCGGGCAGAGCCCGGCAGGGAAATACGTGTTTGCCGGTTAGCGACGCCCGGGTGCAGGCCCGAGATGGGCGCCGCCGTCGATAAGGACGGTTTCGCCGGTTGTCAGATCGCCACCGATCAGCAGCCCAAGAACCACCTGAGCGACGGATTCCGGGGTGGCGGTATCCTGCAATGGCGCCGCGGCCTTGGTGCGGCTGAGTAGCTTGGCGTAGGCCTCTTCACCCAGTCCCTTCTCTAGCCATTCGCCTTGGACAAAGCCCGGGCAGACAGCATTGACGCGGATTTCCGGACCCAGGACGCGGGCCAGGGATCGGGTCATGGTAACAAGGGCACCCTTGGAAGCGGCATAGGCAATAGAGCTGCCAATGCCAGACAGACCGGCTATGGAGGCCATGTTGATCACGTGGGCAGTCCTCCGGGCCCGCAGCGCCGGCTCGGCGGCTCGGGTCATCTGGTAGGGACCGATGGTGTTCACGGCATAGAGATCCAGGAAGTCCTGCTTGTCGAGACCCTCCAGATCCGCATGGTTGCAGAACTTGGTGGTGCCGGCGTTGTTCACCAGGATATCCAGTTGGCCGAATTGGTCGAGGGTGGCTTTCACCAGGTTGCGGCAGTCCGCATCCTGGGCCACATCAGCCTGGAGAACCAAGGCCTTTACCCCAAGATTCCGGCAATCCTCGGACACGGCTTCGGCGCCGGACTGATTGCGGCTGTAAGTGATCACGACATGGCAGCCCTGTTCGGCCAGGGTGCGGGCGATGGCGGCACCGATGCCGGAGGAGGATCCGGTGATTAGTGCGACGGCGTCTTTGATTTTCATAAGGCCTTCCTGCTGGTCTTGTCTGATCCGTGTGTCTGGATCTTGTTGTATCGCATTTGGCATCTTGGATATTGTTTTGCGGTATCGTCTCTCGTTCTGCGGAATAGGTCAATTTTACTATTGATCTTGGTCAGGCAAGGCGCCAGCGGGATGGAAAGCCTCCTGCCGGGGGCAGACGCTATAAGTGGCGGCCTTCATGGTTACGGTTAAGATTAAAACCAAATCCGGTCTCTGGGATCCGCGCAATATTTACATCGCCTACCTCATGCCGTTGTCATCCTGACCGGGTAGGTCAGGGCCGCGCAACGACCCGAAAGCCTCTACACCGGCCTTGATGAGCATTTGTTAATTCGCATTCAACCTTCAAGAAAGGGCAGGTACGCAAGTATCGCGCCGGACCTTGATTTGAAAGCGCCTAAGGAATTGTAAAGCATAGGTTTTTCCTCCGACAGAAATTAACGTATGACATTGCCTAAGACTTGGCATTGATCCTTGTGTAGCGGAAGAATGCACTGCAAAAGACGTAATGTTTAGTTCTAAATGGCGTCCACTGTCGGCGGCGTCGGCCTGAGGCTGACGCGGTGAACTACGTCATCCAGCCGAAATATTGTTCTGTTTGGATGGAGTTTTGGCGTGGGTCTCCAGGTTCGGCGTGAACAGGCCAAGCGAGGAAATGCCCGGCTATAGGGCGATAACGGTATCGGCTGGCTGCTATTGGTGCAGAGAGCGGTTGCCCTGTTTCGATAAGCGGTGAGATGGGTATTGGCGGCCCCGTTGGTCGCGAGACCCGTAGAACTGCAACACGGAAAAGGTCGTTATTTTCCTCCGAATTGGGCCTTTTCTTGCAAGGTCTAACTTGAGCGATTGAATGCCGGGCCGTATGACTACGGCAGGCATGGCAATGGTTCTGGAAGGCGGCCTTGCGGTCTCAATGTCGCAGTCGGAACAGGATAGTCTTCAAATGGAAGTGTATTTGCGCTCTCTCACCGTTTTGCTCTGTTCAATGATGCTGATGGTCTCCGGGCCCTTGCAGGCCCAGGAAGACGACGCCTATACGCTGGGCCCGGGGGACAGGGTCAGCGTCAATGTCTACGGTCAGGAAGACCTGACCACAGAAGCTGAAATCGGTGTCGATGGCACCGTGGCCATGCCGCTTCTTGGCTCGGTAGAGATCGCCGGCATGACCGCACGAATGGCAGCGCGGGTCATCGCGAAACGCCTGGAGGTGGGCGGCTATCTGCAAAATGCCCACGTAAACCTCCTGGTGACCGAGTACAACAGCCAATCGGTTGCCGTTCTTGGCCAGGTTAACCAGCCTGGACGTATCACCTTGCGCGGCCCGACGACGCTGACTGAAGCCCTGGCGATGGCTGGCGGTATCAATCAGGGGGGTAGCGAGCGCATTGTCCTCGTCCGTGTCGACAAGGATGGCGACCAGTCACGTCGCGAATACTATCTCCGTGAGTTGCTGGACAGTCAGGCTGAAGATCGGGAGACCGTCCGCCTGTCAAACGGCGACACGCTATATGTCCCCTTGATGGACCAGTTCTACGTAAACGGTCAGGTGCGCAACCCAGGTACCTATGCTATCGACCGTCCTCTCAACGTCATGCAGGCATTAACGATCAGTGGTGGCATGAACCAGCGCGCCAGTAAGGACTCGGTAGTCCTTTATCGTCAGCAGAAGGGTGGTGGCGTCGAAGAGCACGATGCCGAACTCTATGAACCGATCCAGGATGGTGACGTTCTTTTCGTCAAGGAAAGCCTTTTTTAATTGCCTGCTCCACAGGGATGAACGATGAACAAGCGATCAAGACGATTGGGTGATGTCCCGGCTCCGAAATCCTTATCGGGGCAGCAGCCGGGCCGCAACAGCACTGGATTTCCCGAGGCATGCGATCACAGCCGGCCTGGGGAGGAGGCGTCAAACCCATGACCTTCGATACTTTTTTCCGCGTTCTACTGGCCCGGTGGAAGCTTATCTTCGTTTGCTTTGCACTCTGCGTTGCGGCGGCGTTGGCGATTTCCGTCATGCTGCCGAAAAGCTACACGGCATCGACCGAACTCATTATCGATGACAAACCCAAGGACCCCCTAAGCGGTCAGTACCTGCCTGCTGACAAAGGCTACCTGGCGACCCAGGTCAACGTCATCACCAGCCGCAACGTGGCCAACCGCGTGTGGTCGTTGCTGAGCGACGAGGAAAAGGCGTTGGCGCGGCAACAGTTCAGCGAGGAGGCGCTAGCCCAGAATGAGCCTGAGCAGCTGGTCGCCGGCTATGTCATGCAAAACGTAAAGGCATCGCCGGGAAGCGATAGCAGTGTCGTCAAGATAAGCGTCGATAGCGAGAGTCCTGAATTCGCCGCCATGCTGGCCAATGCCGTCGCAGGAGCATATATCCACGCCAGTCTCGAACTGCGTACCGAACCAGCGCGTCGATTCACCGAATGGTATGACGGGCAGTTGGACGTATTGCGCGGTAACCTGCAGGAGGCTCGTCAGTCGTTGTCCTCTTACCAGAAGGAACACGGTATCGTCGCCGTCGACGAGCGTCTCGATGTAGAAAACAGCCGCCTGCGTGAGTTGTCTTCTATGCTGGTTGCCGCCCAGGGGCAGCGTCTGCAGGATCAGGCCCGTCAGAACAACAGTCAAAGCGAGAACTGGCGAAGGGCGAGTTCAGACGTATTGAACAACCCCGTCTTGCAGCAGCTTCGTTCGGACCTCGCCGCAGCAGAGGCTAACCTTGAGGAATTGTCCACC
The window above is part of the Marinobacter nanhaiticus D15-8W genome. Proteins encoded here:
- a CDS encoding YaeQ family protein, with the translated sequence MALKSTVFKAHLNVADMDRNYYADHTLTLARHPSETDERMMLRLLAFILYADEALQFTKGLSTDDEPDLWQKSLSGEIELWIELGTPDDNRIRKACAHADQVVLFAYGGRAVSAWWDKVHGKVARFDNLRIFEVNPKDCDALAGLANRSMTLQCNVQDGQVSLGDGEGLVVVEPLPLYPA
- a CDS encoding GntR family transcriptional regulator, with product MAASQGTSKQKEVQRIMDVLARAIAQHRLPPGTRLIEAQIVDTLKANRNHVQSALQRLALQKIVTIEPNRGAHVSQPSAREARDIFAARRAIERGVVEAITPVKIEQHRKRIDAHMAAEREATRASDRRAIVRELSEFHRMLGEVSGNEVLVDILENLMVRSSLIVALYQRNDVPSCQHDEHGEILDALSKGDNDLAVARMRYHLDHLESELALDDEAAPEVNLKEALASIG
- a CDS encoding amidohydrolase family protein, whose product is MNQLILKKLRLPDATETIIDCLIEDGFFVERLSPRSAAPQQIDLAGRLILPGLIETHIHLDKACIMDRCRLSEGTLAEAISQTSQAKAAFTEDDVYARGVRVLEQAIAHGTTLMRTHVEIDPGIGLTGFEAIKRLRKDYAWAVDLEICVFPQEGLLNNPGTEELLCQALENGATVLGGCPYMDSDPEGQIRRLFELARHYDCDLDLHLDFDLNPEGLTVPEVIRCTRENNWGGRVTIGHATKLSALCPDHFNALALDLAEAGVQVTALPATDLFLTGRDATRDIPRGVAPLARLHRCGVTCSLSTNNVGNPFTPFGDVSLIRQANLYANIAHLGTTEDMLKCLGWISSESARLLGRMDYGLAPGCRADFIVLDAQTPAEVIAGIQQPLMGFKGGRQTFERQPPKLLSP
- a CDS encoding nuclear transport factor 2 family protein; protein product: METTPNAVTVVREFLAASMAPDPEQAATFMAPDVKITFTGGREMPDAQAITAFNAARYAWVKKQLGTFDWMERDDHAVVYSTGTLYGEWPDGRSFSGNRYLDRFEVRDGKITRMDVWNDSAEWILEPGINRV
- a CDS encoding SDR family oxidoreductase; amino-acid sequence: MPTQTVWITGASSGIGEALAARFARDGTNLVLSARRENELKRVADRCTDAGLDRDQILILPLDVTDWDALPGAVQTVLDTFGTIDLLVNNAGVSQRSLCKDTDMAVYRKLMDVDVMGQIALTKAVLPHMLERRDGHIAVTASVAGKVGVPQRTGYCAAKHAVMGFFDALRAEVEDDGIHVSTIVPGFIRTDISRNALAADGKAFGKVDDDIAGGMDVDECAEVVFNALKARKREIPVGKGKEMAALWVKRIAPEVLFKLTKARN
- a CDS encoding nucleoside 2-deoxyribosyltransferase; translation: MSDQPSVYLAGPEVFFPEDLRIHIDGSKKAVLAEFGFEGLSPSDNALDLERAANPAQVIYDANQTLMDRATALIANLTPFRGPSADAGTIYELGYMLARGKPSVGFSVCNVPYNKRVESEAEVDANGAAIEPFGLCDNLMLDCGLARHGGTLVQGERAYPATGFAPEDFFDEELFRRAVRHLRSQMG
- a CDS encoding ketopantoate reductase family protein — encoded protein: MSADKPSILIVGAGAIGSFYGAILKRAGCAVSVVLRSEYEAVVENGILIESDLGDLSYRPDHVYRDGDTPESTPDYLILCVKVLPGVDRAELIRPWMGDNTRIVLIENGLDIERAIADAFPANPIVSCLAFIAVSRVGPGQVHHKAYGRLVMGRYPEGIDDNARDLADLFIEGGIKIDLTEQVVGERWRKCLWNTPFNPLSVLAGGADTATILDTEGGEDLIRTMTEEVLAVAEADGYPMSADLIDKNIAGTRKMPPYKNSMALDHINGRPIELDAVLGNVVAIADQHGVAVPHLKTMLVALRMREKLKAAEGQ
- a CDS encoding SDR family NAD(P)-dependent oxidoreductase, which translates into the protein MKIKDAVALITGSSSGIGAAIARTLAEQGCHVVITYSRNQSGAEAVSEDCRNLGVKALVLQADVAQDADCRNLVKATLDQFGQLDILVNNAGTTKFCNHADLEGLDKQDFLDLYAVNTIGPYQMTRAAEPALRARRTAHVINMASIAGLSGIGSSIAYAASKGALVTMTRSLARVLGPEIRVNAVCPGFVQGEWLEKGLGEEAYAKLLSRTKAAAPLQDTATPESVAQVVLGLLIGGDLTTGETVLIDGGAHLGPAPGRR
- a CDS encoding SLBB domain-containing protein encodes the protein MEVYLRSLTVLLCSMMLMVSGPLQAQEDDAYTLGPGDRVSVNVYGQEDLTTEAEIGVDGTVAMPLLGSVEIAGMTARMAARVIAKRLEVGGYLQNAHVNLLVTEYNSQSVAVLGQVNQPGRITLRGPTTLTEALAMAGGINQGGSERIVLVRVDKDGDQSRREYYLRELLDSQAEDRETVRLSNGDTLYVPLMDQFYVNGQVRNPGTYAIDRPLNVMQALTISGGMNQRASKDSVVLYRQQKGGGVEEHDAELYEPIQDGDVLFVKESLF
- the epsF gene encoding chain length determinant protein EpsF; translated protein: MTFDTFFRVLLARWKLIFVCFALCVAAALAISVMLPKSYTASTELIIDDKPKDPLSGQYLPADKGYLATQVNVITSRNVANRVWSLLSDEEKALARQQFSEEALAQNEPEQLVAGYVMQNVKASPGSDSSVVKISVDSESPEFAAMLANAVAGAYIHASLELRTEPARRFTEWYDGQLDVLRGNLQEARQSLSSYQKEHGIVAVDERLDVENSRLRELSSMLVAAQGQRLQDQARQNNSQSENWRRASSDVLNNPVLQQLRSDLAAAEANLEELSTSLGVNHPQYIQARAEVLTLRSRIAEETAVVGNSIESEAALSSSREKELAQAVAEQKQKVLELTSQRDELAFLQQEVSTAQEAYRAAANQASANRLESRLAESNIAVLNEAIAPSLPSGPNVKLNLVIAAALGVLAGIGLALMLELFNRRVRGRADLEEMLGLPVLAYLPNERKRWA